CAGGTTGTTCGTCTCCCGGTTCTTCTCGTGGCTCGTCTGCGCGATGCCGGCGGGAACGTAACCGGTCTGCCCCTTCTTCGCGAGGTCCTTGAGGTGCTGCTGGTACCGCTCGGGGGAGACGACCTTCACGTTGAACAGCATCCGGGAGTGGTCGACGCCGCACAGCTCGGCGCACTTGCCCAGGAACGTGCCCTCACGGTTGGGGGTCACCTGGAAGGAGTTGGTGTGCCCCGGGATGACGTCCATCTTCATCAGGAACGGCACCACCCAGAAGGAGTGGATGACGTCACGCGAGGTGAGGACGAAGCGGACGGTCTTGCCCTCGGGGAGCCAGAGGGTCGGACCCGGGTTGTTGGTCTGCGGGTTCCGCGTGCCCGGGGTGCCGACGTCGTAGACGCCACCGGCACCGGCCGGGAACTCCTTCTTGAACCGGTCCGGGATGGCGGCCAGGTTCTTGTCGGTCTTCGCGTCTCCGGTGGAACCCGCGACGGGCTCGATGTAGTTGAAGCCCCAGCTCCACTGGTAGCCGACGACGTTCACCGTGACGTCCGGCTTCTTGTCGAGGCTCAGGAGCTGCGTCTCGTCACGAGCCGTGAAGTAGAACAGCACCGAGACGATGATGAGCGGAACGACCGTGTACAGCGCCTCGATCGGCATGTTGTACCGGGTCTGCGGAGGTACTTCGACCTTGCTGCGGCTGCGCCGGTGGAACATGGCGCTCCACAGGATCAGGCCCCACACCAGCACGCCGACGGCGAGCGCGGCAGCCCAGGATCCCTGCCACAGGGAGAGGATCCGCGGAGCCTCTTCCGTGGTCGGGGTGGGCATACCAAGGCGGGGGAAGTCCTTGTATGTGCAACCGGTCGCGGTCGCAAGGACCAGGCCCGCGGTCATTGCCTGCAGCAGCTTCCGCCGCATCGGGCGCCGCGGCGAGCGGTCGGAGCCGTTGGGACTCACGTAGCGCCTTCCCGAGAGTCTCGCCCGCGCGCGCGGCTGCGGCCTGGCCTTACTCCTGGTCGGTCGCCGCCCTGCGTCGGGCAGGGGTTTGGATGTTTATGCGGACCAAACCCTAGCCGACGCCTTCCGGGGGTTCGCGGGGAGGGTGGCATACGCGCCGCCGGTCACTCCGAAGAGGGGTCGATGGACCCAATAGCTCGGGAGATCGGGTGGTTTGGCAGGTGCGGGCCGGTGCCCGCCGTCGCGCGGAGCCGCCGCCGCGCCGCCGACGGACATCACCGTGGCGTCGCACGATCTACCGTTGCCTGGTGTCCTACTTCGACGCCGCATCCGCCGCCCCGCTCCACCCCGTCGCCCGGCAGGGCCTGTTGGCCGCCCTCGACGACGGGTGGGCCGATCCGTCCCGGCTGTACCGGGAGGGGCGGCGGGCCAGGATGCTCCTCGACGCGGCGCGCGAGACGGCCGCCGAGGCGGTCGGATGCCGCTTCGACGAACTGGTGTTCACCTCGTCGGGGACCCGGGCCGTGCACGACGGGATCGCGGGTGCGACGGCCGGACGGCGCCGGGTGGGACGCCACCTGATCGTGTCATCCGTCGAACACTCCTCGGTACTCCATTCGGCCGAGCGGTATGCGGCGGCGGGTGGTGCGGTGACCGAGGTGGCGGTCGACAGGTCGGGGGCGGTGGACGCCGAGGGGTACGCGCGGGCGCTGCGCCCCGACACCGCGCTGGCCTGCCTCCAGTCCGCCAACCACGAGGTGGGCACCGAGCAGCCGGTGGCGGCGGTGGCCGAGGCGTGCCGGGCGGCGGGGGTGCCGCTGCTGGTGGACGCGGCGCAGTCGCTCGGCTGGGCGCCGGTGGCGGGCGCGTGGTCGCTGCTCGCCGCGAGCGCCCACAAGTGGGGCGGGCCCGCGGGGGTCGGGCTGCTCGTGGTGCGCAAGGGGGTGCGGTTCGCGCCCCAAGGGCCCGCGGACGAACGGGAGTCGGGGCGGGCGGCCGGTTTCGAGAACCTGCCGGCGATCGTGGCGGCGGCGGCCTCGCTGCGGGCGGTGCGCGCGGAGGCGGCACGGGAGGCGGCGCGTCTGCGGGAGCTGACGGCGCGGATCAGGGCCCGGGTGCCCGCGCTGGTGCCCGACGTGGAGGTGGTGGGCGATCCGGAACGGCGGCTGCCGGGGATCGTCACCTTCTCCTGTCTCTATGTCGACGGGGAGACCCTGCTGCACGAGCTGGACCGCGCCGGGTTCTCCGTCTCGTCCGGCTCGTCCTGCACGAGCAGCACGCTGACGCCCAGCCATGTGCTGAGGGCGATGGGGGTGCTGAGCGAGGGGAACGTGCGCATCTCCCTGCCGCCCGGCACACCGGCCGAGGAGGTGGAACGGTTCCTCGACGTGCTGCCTGGCGTGGTGACCGGGGTGCGGGAGCGGGTGGGGGCCCCGGTGGGCGCGGGGCACCCGGCGGCGCCCTCAGCGGGCCCCGCCGCGGCAGGGGCGGACGACGGCACCTCGCCCGACTCCCCCACCGACCTCTCGCCCAGCTCCTCCACCGGCACCTCGCCCGACTCCCCCGGCGACTTGCCCGGCGGCTCCGTGTCCGGTGCTCCCGCCGAGGGGCCGGCCGGCGGCGCCCTGGTCGTGGACGCGCTCGGCAGGCGGTGTCCGATCCCCGTCATCGAGCTGGCCAAGGTCATCGGGGACGTGCCGGTCGGCGGCACGGTCCTGGTTCTCGCGGACGACGAGGCGGCCCGGCTCGACATCCCGGCGTGGTGCGAGATGCGCGGGCAGGCGTACCTGGGCGAGGAGCCGGCGGACCAGGGCTCGGCCTATCTGGTCCGCCGGGTGTCGTGATCCGCGACCGGAGCCTCGTCTAGACGAGGTGCGCACGCACCTCGGCGGCGGCCTCGTGGCCGTACGCCTTGGTGAAGCGGTCCATGAAGTTGGCGCGGCGCAGCTGGTACTCCTG
The sequence above is a segment of the Streptomyces griseoviridis genome. Coding sequences within it:
- the ctaC gene encoding aa3-type cytochrome oxidase subunit II, which codes for MSPNGSDRSPRRPMRRKLLQAMTAGLVLATATGCTYKDFPRLGMPTPTTEEAPRILSLWQGSWAAALAVGVLVWGLILWSAMFHRRSRSKVEVPPQTRYNMPIEALYTVVPLIIVSVLFYFTARDETQLLSLDKKPDVTVNVVGYQWSWGFNYIEPVAGSTGDAKTDKNLAAIPDRFKKEFPAGAGGVYDVGTPGTRNPQTNNPGPTLWLPEGKTVRFVLTSRDVIHSFWVVPFLMKMDVIPGHTNSFQVTPNREGTFLGKCAELCGVDHSRMLFNVKVVSPERYQQHLKDLAKKGQTGYVPAGIAQTSHEKNRETNNL
- a CDS encoding cysteine desulfurase/sulfurtransferase TusA family protein; its protein translation is MSYFDAASAAPLHPVARQGLLAALDDGWADPSRLYREGRRARMLLDAARETAAEAVGCRFDELVFTSSGTRAVHDGIAGATAGRRRVGRHLIVSSVEHSSVLHSAERYAAAGGAVTEVAVDRSGAVDAEGYARALRPDTALACLQSANHEVGTEQPVAAVAEACRAAGVPLLVDAAQSLGWAPVAGAWSLLAASAHKWGGPAGVGLLVVRKGVRFAPQGPADERESGRAAGFENLPAIVAAAASLRAVRAEAAREAARLRELTARIRARVPALVPDVEVVGDPERRLPGIVTFSCLYVDGETLLHELDRAGFSVSSGSSCTSSTLTPSHVLRAMGVLSEGNVRISLPPGTPAEEVERFLDVLPGVVTGVRERVGAPVGAGHPAAPSAGPAAAGADDGTSPDSPTDLSPSSSTGTSPDSPGDLPGGSVSGAPAEGPAGGALVVDALGRRCPIPVIELAKVIGDVPVGGTVLVLADDEAARLDIPAWCEMRGQAYLGEEPADQGSAYLVRRVS